From Halococcus salsus, one genomic window encodes:
- a CDS encoding lysylphosphatidylglycerol synthase transmembrane domain-containing protein, whose product MIREGDLRTTLVGFAGALCVLAVLLWFVGVGDVVSALSMASPPVLVVIVVVATCWLTAWGLSLRTVLGVLGAPITIPSAVLVFAGATFANNVTPFGQAGGEPVSALLVSRASDSEYETGLAAIASVDALNFVPSIVLALLGLGYFATTITFGQNLEFVAVVVVAFAILLVAAAYFGWRNRYRVEHAAVDKLTPLIRWVSGALPRVSPPTEDALERRIEGFFTAVERVGTNPRGLLLALSFSALGWIGLATSLWLSLFALGYTVPPAVVLVAIPAGAMAGVTPLPGGLGGVEIVLGALVSATTGGIPSATIVAAVAIHRGATYFLPTVIGGGTAAILADR is encoded by the coding sequence ATGATACGCGAGGGCGACCTCAGAACCACGCTCGTGGGGTTCGCGGGTGCGCTCTGTGTGCTCGCCGTCCTCCTCTGGTTCGTCGGCGTCGGGGACGTCGTCTCCGCCCTCTCGATGGCGAGCCCACCCGTGCTCGTGGTCATCGTGGTGGTCGCGACCTGCTGGCTCACCGCCTGGGGGCTCTCGCTTCGTACGGTGCTCGGCGTGCTCGGCGCGCCGATCACGATACCCTCCGCGGTCCTCGTCTTCGCCGGCGCGACGTTCGCCAACAACGTCACCCCGTTCGGCCAGGCCGGCGGCGAACCCGTGAGCGCGCTGCTCGTCTCGCGGGCCTCCGACAGCGAGTACGAGACCGGTCTCGCCGCCATCGCGAGCGTCGACGCGCTCAACTTCGTCCCCTCGATCGTGCTCGCGCTCCTCGGGCTGGGCTACTTCGCCACCACGATCACCTTCGGCCAGAACCTCGAGTTCGTGGCGGTCGTCGTGGTCGCGTTCGCCATCCTGCTGGTCGCGGCGGCCTACTTCGGCTGGCGGAACCGCTACCGGGTCGAACACGCCGCCGTGGACAAACTCACACCGCTGATCCGGTGGGTCTCGGGAGCGCTCCCGCGCGTCTCCCCGCCGACGGAGGACGCGCTCGAACGCCGTATCGAGGGCTTCTTCACCGCCGTCGAACGCGTCGGCACCAACCCACGGGGACTCCTGCTCGCGCTCTCGTTCTCCGCGCTCGGGTGGATCGGGCTCGCGACCTCGCTCTGGCTCTCGCTGTTCGCGCTCGGCTACACCGTCCCGCCCGCCGTGGTGCTCGTCGCGATCCCCGCGGGCGCGATGGCCGGCGTCACCCCGCTTCCCGGTGGGCTGGGTGGCGTGGAGATCGTCCTCGGCGCGCTCGTGAGCGCGACCACCGGCGGCATCCCCTCGGCGACGATCGTCGCCGCCGTCGCCATCCACCGCGGCGCGACCTACTTCCTCCCGACGGTGATCGGCGGCGGTACCGCCGCCATCCTCGCCGACCGGTGA